A single region of the Oncorhynchus kisutch isolate 150728-3 linkage group LG30, Okis_V2, whole genome shotgun sequence genome encodes:
- the LOC116358538 gene encoding transmembrane protein 275-like yields the protein MVITDRSSSTPGPKNKEPKKRVSRPHGLPSPALCCACGLCIMLAGINITLVGAFAFSTMVPSTNPPIIIGPILLLVAFSFFGACCVCSRLPPAQGSRRSKVGGRSMGMMGRGGLAGGVTFEIETSEHTLQDTTAVQLSPSASPGSSRASSPERDASPDPAPPGAFKLFTMETNGPTSATACYSASSAGGGAVRLNLPRDDVAT from the coding sequence ATGGTCATCACTGACAGGAGCTCCAGCACTCCTGGGCCCAAGAACAAGGAACCGAAGAAGAGGGTATCCCGCCCCCATGGCCTGCCCTCCCCGGCGCTGTGCTGCGCGTGTGGCTTGTGCATCATGCTGGCAGGCATCAACATCACCCTGGTGGGGGCGTTTGCCTTCAGCACCATGGTGCCCTCTACCAACCCTCCCATCATCATAGGGCCCATCCTGCTTCTGGTGGCCTTCTCTTTCTTCGGGGCGTGCTGTGTCTGCAGCCGCCTGCCCCCTGCCCAGGGCTCCCGGAGGTCTAAGGTGGGCGGAAGGAGCATGGGGATGATGGGGCGTGGAGGTTTAGCCGGGGGAGTGACGTTTGAGATTGAGACGAGTGAGCACACATTGCAGGACACGACAGCAGTACAGCTCAGCCCCTCAGCCTCACCTGGGTCATCCCGGGCATCCAGCCCCGAGCGGGATGCTTCTCCTGACCCCGCACCCCCAGGGGCCTTCAAGCTCTTCACCATGGAGACCAATGGCCCCACCTCCGCCACGGCATGCTATTCCGCCTCCTCGGCAGGGGGAGGGGCTGTGAGGCTCAACCTGCCACGTGATGATGTGGCCACCTAG